The Euphorbia lathyris chromosome 3, ddEupLath1.1, whole genome shotgun sequence genome contains a region encoding:
- the LOC136223879 gene encoding cell division control protein 48 homolog B, which yields MDTQCSNNDKNEHGNKAWRAEEAVAGNQAALEALRELIMFPLLYSREAKRLGLIEWPRGLLLYGPPGTGKTSLVRAVVRECGAHLILISPHTVHKSYAGESEKILREAFSDAASHALTGKPAVIFIDEIDALCPQRNSRREQDVRLASQLFILMDANRNCGTSSAQVVVVASTNRVDAIDPALRRFGRFDAEVEVTVPTEDDRFQILKLYTKNIPMERNVDLKVIAASCNGYVGADLEALCREATMSALKASEANENAGLLCLTIEDWKNARTVVGPSITRGVTVEVPKVTWEDIGGLKALKRKLKQAVEWPIKHSDAFSRMGISPIRGVLLHGPPGCSKTTLAKAAANAAQASFFSLSGAELYSMYVGEGEALLRNTFQRARLAAPSIIFFDEADVVAAKRGGSSSNSSTVGERLLSTLLTEMDGLEQAKGILILAATNRPHAIDAALMRPGRFDMVLYVPPPDLEARHEILCVHTRNMKIDEDVDLRSIAEDTELFTGAELEGLCREAGIVALRENISATVVCNRHFQAVKASLKPALTPLDIERYSSFMKNQMTSHSQIESKAVDSRKQRRNLLGSMISLKISVLSFVLWCAAKYFLVHRNTARSNISAT from the exons ATGGACACGCAGTGCAGTAACAACGACAAAAATGAGCATGGGAATAAGGCGTGGAGAGCTGAAGAAGCAGTTGCTGGAAATCAAGCAGCCCTTGAAGCTCTAAGAGAACTCATTATGTTCCCTCTTCTTTATTCTCGTGAAGCAAAAAGGCTAGGTCTTATTGAA TGGCCAAGAGGTTTACTTCTGTATGGTCCACCAGGAACTGGGAAG ACAAGTTTGGTCAGAGCAGTTGTTCGGGAGTGTGGTGCGCACTTAATTTTGATCAG CCCGCACACTGTTCACAAATCATATGCTGGAGAAAGCGAGAAAATTTTGCGTGAAGCATTTTCGGATGCGGCTTCTCATGCATTGACAGGCAAGCCAGCAGTAATATTTATAGATGAAATAGATGCATTATGTCCACAACGTAATTCAAG GAGGGAGCAAGATGTTCGCTTAGCCTCTCAACTGTTCATTTTGATGGATGCCAATAGAAACTGTGGTACATCTTCAGCACAAGTTGTGGTGGTTGCATCAACTAACAG AGTTGATGCAATTGATCCTGCACTGAGAAGGTTCGGCCGTTTTGATGCTGAGGTGGAAGTTACTGTACCAACAGAAGATGACCGCTTCCAAATTCTAAAG CTCTACACAAAGAATATTCCCATGGAACGTAATGTTGACCTGAAAGTCATTGCTGCATCATGTAATGGGTATGTTGGGGCTGATCTGGAAGCTTTATGTCGTGAGGCTACCATGTCTGCCCTGAAAGCTTCAGAGGCAAATGAAAATGCAGGTCTGTTGTGCTTAACAATAGAAGATTGGAAAAATGCAAGAACTGTGGTAGGGCCGAGCATAACAAGAGGTGTAACTGTGGAAGTACCGAAGGTAACTTGGGAAGATATTGGTGGACTAAAAGCTTTAAAG AGAAAGCTCAAACAAGCCGTTGAGTGGCCTATAAAACACTCTGATGCTTTTTCAAGGATGGGAATATCGCCTATTCGTGGGGTTCTTCTGCATGGGCCTCCTGGATGCTCTAAAACTACCCTGGCTAAAGCAGCAGCTAATGCTGCCCAAGCTTCCTTTTTTTCCTTGAG TGGTGCAGAATTATATTCAATGTATGTTGGTGAGGGTGAAGCATTGTTGCGTAATACCTTTCAGAGAGCTCGCCTAGCAGCGCCAAGCATTATATTCTTTGATGAGGCAGATGTTGTTGCTGCTAAAAG GGGTGGGAGTTCAAGTAACAGCAGTACAGTAGGAGAGAGGCTTCTATCTACTTTACTAACTGAAATGGATGgtcttgaacaggccaaa GGAATTCTCATATTAGCTGCCACAAATCGTCCTCATGCAATCGATGCAGCACTTATGCGTCCAGGGCGTTTTGATATG GTGTTATATGTACCACCACCCGATTTAGAGGCTCGACACGAGATACTTTGCGTTCATACACGCAACATGAAGATAGACGAAGATGTTGACTTGAGAAGTATAGCAGAAGATACTGAGCTCTTCACTGGTGCAGAACTTGAAGGTCTTTGCAGGGAAGCTGGAATTGTAGCGTTGCGGGAGAACATATCTGCTACTGTTGTCTGCAACCGCCATTTCCAAGCTGTAAAGGCATCACTGAAACCAGCACTAACTCCACTAGACATTGAAAGGTATTCATCCTTTATGAAAAACCAGATGACCTCTCATAGTCAGATCGAATCTAAAGCTGTTGACAGCAGAAAACAGAGGCGAAATTTGCTTGGTTCGATGATTTCCCTGAAAATTAGTGTTCTGAGCTTTGTATTATGGTGTGCTGCCAAGTATTTTCTGGTCCATAGGAACACAGCTAGAAGTAACATATCAGCAACATGA